GACCAACAAGCCGCATTCCGGCGGCTGGGCCAATGCCGACGTGCCGCGCGTCCTGGGTCTCGCCGCCCTGCGCAAGCTCGGTATCGACTGCTGCTCGCAGCTGACGGTGCTGGCCTTTGCGGTACGGCCGGACTTCGAGAAGATCCTCGTTTCCACCTATTCCGACCGCCTGATGCGCAATTTCGCCACGCGCGGCTATCGCGTCGATCTACCCGCTGCGACACATCCGATCACGATCTTCGGTGGCGCGGAGGACGAGATGATGATCTCCGACAAATATGCGGAGACCGTGCAGGCGATCAAACCGTCGGTTGACGTCAAGGTGCTCGACGGCATCAACCACATGGGCATCGTCACCAATCCGAAGGCGATCTCGGTCATCGCCGACGACGTCGCAACGCGCGGGGCAGGGCAGTCATGATCGACAGCAAGGAAGCGTCCGCAGCGCTCGCCGACATCGACGACATCGTCCAGCGCGTGAAGCAATCCCAGCTCTACGAGCTGGCAAGCCAAGCAGCGGTCTGGTGGGGCGTGCTGGTCTTCGCGGGCAATCTCGTGACCTGGCTCTGGCCGGTCTACGCGGCCTACGCCTGGGTCGTGGTGGACGTGTTGGGCGTCGGCGGCCTGGTTGCGCTCCGCCTGCTCAATCCGCCGCATCATCCCCATGGCGCAGCCTTCGACATCAGGCTGGTGCTGGTTTTCGTGCTGTTCTTCGCCTTCGGCTATCTCTGCACCAGCGTGATCGGCCATTTCGGCCCGCGTCAGCTCGGTGCGTTCTGGCCGCTCTATTTCATGCTGTTCTATACGCTGGCCGGTCTCTGGTTCGGCTACGCCTTCGTGGCGATCGGTCTTGGCATCGCCGCGCTGACGCTGATCGGTTTCTTCTACATCGGCGAGGCGTTCCCGCTGTGGATGGCCTTCGTCAATGGCGGCGGCCTGATCCTCGGCGGGCTCTGGATGCGGCGGATCTAGCGGATGGCCGAGCTCGACGACATCATCCATCAGCCGCTGCGATTGAAGATCATGGCGGCCTTGAACGCATTGCCTGCGACGGCCGGGCTGGAATTCGCGCGCCTCAAGAAGCTCACCGGCGCCACCGACGGCAATCTCGGCGCCCATATCGAGACCCTGGCCAAGGCCGGCTACGTCTCGGTCGACAAGGCCTTCGTCGGCAAGAAGCCGCAGACGACCGTCACCGCCACCGCGACGGGGCGCGGCGCCTTCGCGCGCCATGTCGCGACGCTGCAGGAGATCATCGCGGGGAAGCAGGTGTAGTCTATCGGCAAGGCCGGTACTGTTGGGTGGGGGACTGCCAGCGGGCCACTCATTGTAAACCTAGCGTTTTGGGAGCGCCGGTTAGATGTCTCGTAGCAGGCTTTTGGAGGTCAGCGCGTTGGCTGGATCAATCATGCTCGTGTCCTAGAACCGGAGCGCCCGGCCGCCAGCCTGCTCAGCCAATGCTACGAATGCTTCGCGCGCGGTGATGCACGGGACTTCAGCGCCGCGTCGCCTCAATCACACTTTGCACAGCGAATCTCGCGGATGCCACCTTGTTGTTGTCGCGGATCGCGTCGAGGATAAACGCCTGAGCGTATCTCTCCAGTTCAGGCGACAGGACGATCCGCTGTCCTTTGTGCACGAGGTCTCCGCGGAGGTCCATCAAGGCGAGTACCTTCTCTAACGCGGCCTTATGTAACTCTGAATCTTTCCGATATAGGCGGCTAAGATAGTTCTTTATGTTCTTTCCCGTTAGAATTTCGAGCGCCGTGACATAAGAAACTACTTTTGAGGCGTTGTCGTTTGCCGAGAACGCTGACCCAGCGAACCAGAGCGCGGCATGGGTCCGATTATTCCGCGCATCAAATCGAGTGTCTGGATTGTCATCGGCGAACTTTATTGGTGCCCAATCGACAGGGGACGGACCAACAACGCCGAGCGCTCCGCTGAGGAACTTTTTGCGAGTAGTGCAGAAGTAGGAGGAGAACAGGCAGCGACCAAGCAAGACATTCCCGGACAGTAGCGAGATTAGCCCAAGCGCATCAAACGATCCTGTGAGAGCGGGTGCCTCACGATCATGATCAGATTGACGAGATGCCAATATCATCAACGTCTGATCGCTTAGAATGATCTTGCGCGCAGTGACGTGGATCGCGCCAGCTTCCGCACTGTACGAAAAAGATAGCGTCTCGACCGGAATTGAGAACTCTAACTTGTCGTCGATTGTTACGAACTTAATCATGCCATCGTCGGGTAGTTCGACGGAGCGAGGGAGATATGCTTGCACAAATTCTTGCGTAAAATCCGGGCGACCACGCCATGAGTAGGCTCTTACGTGAAATACTCCATTATCATCCTGACTAGGTTCTGATTTTGGAAAGGCGGTCAGGGTGTCAGCTAGATGAACTTCAAACGCCGAAGGCTCATCCGCGAACCACACCCAAAATCGATCTCCAACCGTTGCCCGGTTTGTTGGCTCCTTTGGATTTCTCTGGTCGATTGATCCGGTCGCGCCCATGATTCTGCCGTTGCTATTTTCCTTAGCGTCACCGCCTGCCGATGCGCTTGGCGAACGCCTCTCGCAGCGGAGCGAGACTCTTGTCCGGACGCTCCGCCAGCTTGCGTGCTCGCGCGTGCCTTCGCACGATCTGCGAGCCCATTTTGCCGCACCGTCGCTTAAGGCCATCCACCTTTGAGCAAATGGCACTTCTTGTATTTCTTGCCGCTACCGCAAGGGCATTTTTCGTTCCGACCGATCTTTGGATTCTTGCCGGCCTGCTTGATCAATGACTCCAACGCATCAATAGATCGCGCCTGTGGCATGTTGGCGGTGGCGGCGTCCATCGCGGCATCCTTTTCCCAAGGAAATTCGATCAATCCACCAAAGCGTACAGTACCGGAGCCGGGCTCCAGGAGTAAACCCGCCCATCTCCCAGCCTTCACGCTGTACTTGCGCAACTCGCAGTGGCGTCGAAGTCTTTCATCCGCGATTCCATTCGGCAGGTTGTTGGTATGAACGGTGATGCCGCTTGCCGCTTCTGAACTCGCGACCGTGATGTCGTGGTGCTTTTTCTCCTTTGCGGCGGCAGCAACTATTGCATCGATCCCTCGGCTTAGCTTTCTGACACTCTCCTCGCCAAATTTCAGCAATTCGAGGCCGACGCCAATGGCCGCCGGCTCAGAGCGGCGCTCGATCTGATTTATAATGCGGCCAACTGCCGTCTCTTTGAGAACGGTGAGGATGCCCGGTGGCACCTTCTCACCCGGCAAGCCATCGCGGCGAGCCGCCATCGCAACGTCCAGATCGACGCTGAGATCATCTTCGAGCGCGATGAAGTCGTTCTCGCCAAGCCACAGATTGCGTTTGAGGTGAAATCCTAGCGCGTTGATCTCATGCGTTCTCGCCAGCTCTTGCGCGCAACTCGAGATAGCTCAAAAACCGCAAGGGAGTTTCTAGAAATTCAGTGACGACGTCGATAAAGAATACGTCGCACACGAGCGGAGTTTGGATGACGCTCGTTGTCTTGAAGGAAAGAAACTGCCGAGCCTGAAAGCTTAGAGCGGGGTAATGATCAGATACAGCGCAGATTGGATAGACCTGCTTGAGCGACGGAAGCGCGATCTCATTTCCTTCAGAGTCAGTGAACGTCACCGAATTGCTGATTAGCTTTTCGCTGCATAGCATCGCTTGGTCACAAGCATCCTGCACAGCGCCTTTGAAATCGGCTCGAAGCTGAAGGTCGTTTCCCTTGCGTGCAGCCAAAGTAAGCTTTTTGGACTTTGACTGCAGAACGATGGCGCGATCTCCGAAGAGAACGAGCGTATCGATCTCGCTGACCTTCTTCTTGCGTGCCTTCGTTTCCCAGATGTCGACATTTCGGAGCACTTTGGTGCTGCCGAACACTCTCTCCAGTCGATCGGCG
This is a stretch of genomic DNA from Bradyrhizobium sp. CB2312. It encodes these proteins:
- a CDS encoding HEPN domain-containing protein gives rise to the protein MGATGSIDQRNPKEPTNRATVGDRFWVWFADEPSAFEVHLADTLTAFPKSEPSQDDNGVFHVRAYSWRGRPDFTQEFVQAYLPRSVELPDDGMIKFVTIDDKLEFSIPVETLSFSYSAEAGAIHVTARKIILSDQTLMILASRQSDHDREAPALTGSFDALGLISLLSGNVLLGRCLFSSYFCTTRKKFLSGALGVVGPSPVDWAPIKFADDNPDTRFDARNNRTHAALWFAGSAFSANDNASKVVSYVTALEILTGKNIKNYLSRLYRKDSELHKAALEKVLALMDLRGDLVHKGQRIVLSPELERYAQAFILDAIRDNNKVASARFAVQSVIEATRR
- a CDS encoding transcriptional regulator — protein: MAELDDIIHQPLRLKIMAALNALPATAGLEFARLKKLTGATDGNLGAHIETLAKAGYVSVDKAFVGKKPQTTVTATATGRGAFARHVATLQEIIAGKQV
- a CDS encoding SEC-C metal-binding domain-containing protein — protein: MAARRDGLPGEKVPPGILTVLKETAVGRIINQIERRSEPAAIGVGLELLKFGEESVRKLSRGIDAIVAAAAKEKKHHDITVASSEAASGITVHTNNLPNGIADERLRRHCELRKYSVKAGRWAGLLLEPGSGTVRFGGLIEFPWEKDAAMDAATANMPQARSIDALESLIKQAGKNPKIGRNEKCPCGSGKKYKKCHLLKGGWP